The sequence TGGGAAACAGTTTCGGAGGGAAGTTTTCCTTTTTTACGGATCGGAATGAATCCTACACCTAGTTGGAATGCGAGAGGTGCGCCTATGATAAAACCTCTGGCTTCGATTCCGGCTACTTTAGTGATTCCTTTGCCTGTATACCGGTCTACGAAAGTACCTATGGTAAGAGCTAAACCTTCCGGATCTAATAATAGGGAAGTAATGTCTCTGAATAGGATTCCTTTGCGGGGATAATCCGGGATCGTACGAATTTTGCTTTTAACTATGGACATGGGCTCGAAGTCCAATTCCATTTTCCGGAAAGGAACAAACAATTCTTTTTTCAGTGGGGATGATGAGCGGCCTCCGGAAAAGAAGGCCGCGAGTTTAGGTTAGTATGCTTTTGCTCTAAGAGCGGCAATTCTTTCTTCTAGAGGAGGGTGAGTCGCAAATAAGGAAGCAAGTCCTCCGGCTCTATTGGAAATTTTCAAAGCGGCGATGGTTTCTCCTCTTTGATCGATTGGATCCCTTGAGAAAGCAACTTTCAATCTTTCCAAAGCGGAGATCATGCTAGATCTTCCCGCCAATTTTGCTCCACCTGCGTCGGCGCGGAACTCTCTGGCTCTGGAAACATAAGCCACTACTATGGAACCTAAAAGTCCGAAAACTACCATAAGCAGTTGTCTGATCATGAACTCCATGAAGAATCCACCGCTGGATCCTCTCTCATCGTTACGATTCAATTGAGAAACGATCACTTTGCTTACGATCCAAGAGAAGAAGATCACGAACGAGTTGATCACTCCCTGTACCAAAGTCATGGTCACCATGTCTCCATTGGCAACGTGAGAAAGTTCATGTCCTAGAACTCCATCCAATTCTTCGCTATCCATTCCGTTCAAAAGTCCGGTGGATACGGCGACTAAAGCGCTGTTTCTGCTAGGTCCTGTAGCGAATGCGTTGATCTCGGGAGATTCGTAATATCCGACTTCAGGCATAGGAAGTCCCGCAGCCGAGGCCAATCTTTGCACTCTAGTTAAAAGATCTCTTTGCCATCCGGATGCGTTTCTAGGATCGATGACTTGGACTCCCATGGAGGCCTTTACCATAAACTTGGAAAGCAGCAAAGAAATGAATGCTCCTCCCATACCCCAGATTGCAGCAAACAGAAGGGTAGTTGCGTAAGGTACTCCGGACTTAGCTAAATAAACATCCAGCCCGGTAAGTCTTAAAATCAATCCGATCGTGAAAATTACCGCGATATTGGTAAGCGCGAATAATCCAAATCTACGAAAAAGCGCCATAGGCGAACAGTTCTCCTTTTTAGAAGTTTTTTGGGCCTCGGTAATTCCGTGCCCGCCGGTCTTCTAAATTCCGGTAATTATTAGACCGCTCTAGGTTCCTTCTTTAAGAAAGAAGCGAGAAGAAAAAGTCCTGCAAGTAATAAATATGCCCAAACAAATGGACCCAGATTTAGCTGAAAAGAGCTCAAAATTGCGTTCCCAGCTAAGGAATAAGAATGTATAAATCCTGTCCCGGCAAGAAATGCACCGATCAAACTTGCAATGATCGCCTTCTTAAAATCTCGATCAATCACGAATGTAGCGATCGCAGCCCAAACCATGGAAGAAAGTAAAAATCCTTGGGACAGACTCAAAAGCCCGCCGAGAGAATACGGAAAAATTGGCTGATCTAAAGGCACAGTGGATAACCAAATATTCGGGGTAGTAGAGGCAGCCGGTGTACCTTCTACCGCTTTTGCTAGAATGGGAGCTGCATAATTGAATGCACTTTGGATCATCAAAACTCCCCATCCTGCAAGAGCAGGAAGAAGTCCGATCACAACTGCAGGCGCATGTCTAGTAGGAGTCGCTTCGAATGCTTGGGCTCCGATCACGATACCGATCCAAAGTACGATTGCCATTCCCGCTTCTACAGGGATAAGAGCGCACACAAAACTGACCAAACCGAAGAAAGCGATTAGAGTCATAAAGATACCGTTCAAGCTGGAGTAACCGGATCTAGCTCCTAATGCCTTCCAACCTGGATGGCCAATATATATTGTAGTTGGGAAAGGAGATCCGAATAGGGAACCTACAATTGTTCCAACTCCGTTCATCATGAGAGAATTTCTGGTGTTGAATTTATCTCCTGCAGCTTCTGCGGATTCTATATTCTGCAAAGAACCGATTACGTTAAAAATTCCCATAGGTAAGATCACGGATAAATATTCTCTAATCCCGATATGACTCCAAGCTTCGAATAAGTCTCCGCCGCTCCATACCGGAAAATTAAAGCCAAAATCGATTGAGGAATGTAACGCAGCCCCATCCATCATTTGTTTTCCGGTGAAATGGGGAAGATACCATGCAAGTAAGGTCCCCACGATTACTGAGATAAGTCCACCTGGGATCTTAAAAGGAAATACTACTCTTCCAAAATATTGCAGAAGTATAATTCCGAACGGAACGAATGCAACGAGTGGATTTAAGAATGTGCGGACTAAAAAGTCCATGGAGATAAATGTAAGCGCGATCCCTGCGAGAGCGGAGAGAAGTGCGGCTCTAGGAGTTGCCTTGCGGATCTTCTCCGCAATAAATGCTCCGAAAAATTCGATGAGCCCGGATACAAAACTTGCTAGTAGGCCGATTGACCAAGCAGCTTTATAACTATTCGTTTTTTGGTAAACCGGGAACATTACA comes from Leptospira johnsonii and encodes:
- a CDS encoding adenine phosphoribosyltransferase — translated: MSIVKSKIRTIPDYPRKGILFRDITSLLLDPEGLALTIGTFVDRYTGKGITKVAGIEARGFIIGAPLAFQLGVGFIPIRKKGKLPSETVSQEYDLEYGKDVIEIHKDSIVPGDRILLMDDLIATGGTMIAAVQLLQKLGAEVPEVGVIIDLPDLGGATKLNNDLGVNVFSICEFEGH
- the htpX gene encoding protease HtpX; this translates as MALFRRFGLFALTNIAVIFTIGLILRLTGLDVYLAKSGVPYATTLLFAAIWGMGGAFISLLLSKFMVKASMGVQVIDPRNASGWQRDLLTRVQRLASAAGLPMPEVGYYESPEINAFATGPSRNSALVAVSTGLLNGMDSEELDGVLGHELSHVANGDMVTMTLVQGVINSFVIFFSWIVSKVIVSQLNRNDERGSSGGFFMEFMIRQLLMVVFGLLGSIVVAYVSRAREFRADAGGAKLAGRSSMISALERLKVAFSRDPIDQRGETIAALKISNRAGGLASLFATHPPLEERIAALRAKAY
- a CDS encoding permease, encoding MSKYKWFVAGDLDGFFGLMIDNLIQILVLVALCIGFCGMPQDFVFRVVIPGAAISLLIGNLFYAWQARQLALSENRSDVTALPYGINTVSLFAFVFFVMFPVYQKTNSYKAAWSIGLLASFVSGLIEFFGAFIAEKIRKATPRAALLSALAGIALTFISMDFLVRTFLNPLVAFVPFGIILLQYFGRVVFPFKIPGGLISVIVGTLLAWYLPHFTGKQMMDGAALHSSIDFGFNFPVWSGGDLFEAWSHIGIREYLSVILPMGIFNVIGSLQNIESAEAAGDKFNTRNSLMMNGVGTIVGSLFGSPFPTTIYIGHPGWKALGARSGYSSLNGIFMTLIAFFGLVSFVCALIPVEAGMAIVLWIGIVIGAQAFEATPTRHAPAVVIGLLPALAGWGVLMIQSAFNYAAPILAKAVEGTPAASTTPNIWLSTVPLDQPIFPYSLGGLLSLSQGFLLSSMVWAAIATFVIDRDFKKAIIASLIGAFLAGTGFIHSYSLAGNAILSSFQLNLGPFVWAYLLLAGLFLLASFLKKEPRAV